A DNA window from Moorella thermoacetica contains the following coding sequences:
- the cbiM gene encoding cobalt transporter CbiM, with amino-acid sequence MHIPDGYLSPQTCAVLGAAMVPVWGTAARKVKATLKARQAPLLAIGAAFSFTIMMYNIPIPDGTTAHATGGALLAILLGPWAAAIGISIALAIQALFFGDGGILAFGANAFNMAFILPFASYYIYRLLSGRTSLHSGWRAVAAAIAGFVGLNLAALAAAVEFGLQPLLFHTASGVPLYSPYPLALAVPAMALAHVLIAGPAEGIVTGLVIRYLQRVNSGLLRVYPATGAVVAAQATGDGASLKKLAWGLVILVLLSPLGLLAAGTAWGEWSPEDLQQILGFVPPGLARLATTWTHALFPDYTVPGLEGSFWAQALGYIITAMVGLGIIFLIFLAFNRLLARPGKTGADYHGK; translated from the coding sequence GTGCATATTCCCGACGGTTACTTAAGTCCCCAGACCTGTGCGGTACTGGGTGCGGCCATGGTGCCTGTGTGGGGCACGGCCGCCCGCAAGGTCAAAGCCACCCTGAAGGCCAGGCAGGCTCCCCTCCTGGCCATCGGCGCCGCTTTTTCCTTCACTATCATGATGTATAATATCCCCATCCCCGACGGGACGACGGCCCACGCCACCGGCGGCGCCCTATTAGCCATCCTCCTGGGCCCGTGGGCGGCGGCTATCGGCATCTCTATCGCCCTGGCCATCCAGGCCCTTTTCTTCGGCGACGGCGGCATCCTGGCCTTCGGCGCCAATGCCTTTAATATGGCCTTTATCCTTCCCTTCGCCAGTTACTACATCTATCGCCTCTTATCCGGCCGGACAAGCCTGCACTCCGGCTGGCGGGCCGTGGCGGCCGCCATCGCCGGGTTTGTCGGCCTTAACCTGGCCGCCCTGGCCGCAGCGGTGGAATTCGGCCTGCAACCCCTCCTCTTCCATACGGCCAGCGGTGTTCCCCTCTACAGCCCCTACCCCCTGGCCTTAGCCGTCCCGGCCATGGCCCTGGCCCACGTCCTGATAGCCGGGCCGGCCGAAGGAATAGTCACCGGCCTGGTTATTCGCTACCTGCAGCGGGTTAATTCCGGTCTGCTGCGGGTTTACCCGGCGACAGGAGCTGTGGTGGCAGCTCAAGCGACGGGTGACGGTGCCAGCCTTAAGAAACTGGCCTGGGGGTTGGTTATCCTCGTCCTGTTATCCCCCCTGGGGTTGCTGGCTGCCGGTACCGCCTGGGGCGAGTGGTCACCGGAAGACCTGCAACAAATCCTCGGTTTCGTTCCCCCGGGTCTGGCCCGCCTGGCTACCACCTGGACTCATGCCCTTTTCCCGGATTATACCGTCCCGGGCCTGGAGGGGAGCTTTTGGGCCCAGGCCCTGGGTTATATCATCACCGCCATGGTTGGGCTGGGCATAATCTTCCTTATCTTCCTGGCTTTTAACCGGCTCCTGGCCCGGCCGGGGAAGACAGGAGCCGATTATCATGGCAAATAA
- the minC gene encoding septum site-determining protein MinC: MAQDCITIKGTRGGLLILLDASRDFNEIKANLAAKFAAARGFFRGAAFALVPTSPLNSQETAELEAICREHGLVPGNNITLPSRRRPGGNQAAHPDPVALTSTGLPTLLDEGNLRNGQEINYPGHVMWLGDVHQGATIRAGGNILIMGTLKGNAHAGSQGDRSAAIVAYRMEPEQLGIAGIIARSPEQKTRHPYPEIARLVGTRIVIDPYLSPKSSRN; the protein is encoded by the coding sequence ATGGCCCAGGATTGTATTACTATAAAGGGAACCCGTGGAGGCCTGCTTATTTTGCTTGATGCCAGCAGGGATTTTAATGAAATCAAGGCCAACCTGGCCGCGAAATTTGCCGCTGCCAGGGGCTTCTTCCGGGGGGCAGCCTTTGCCCTCGTGCCGACTTCCCCTTTAAATAGTCAGGAAACGGCGGAATTAGAAGCTATCTGTCGGGAACATGGCCTTGTCCCGGGAAATAATATTACCCTACCCTCCCGCCGTCGCCCGGGCGGGAATCAGGCTGCGCATCCGGATCCGGTGGCGTTGACTAGCACCGGACTGCCGACTCTGCTGGATGAGGGCAACCTGCGTAACGGTCAGGAAATAAACTACCCAGGCCACGTCATGTGGCTGGGTGATGTCCACCAGGGGGCGACCATCAGGGCCGGGGGTAATATCCTGATCATGGGTACCCTGAAGGGCAACGCCCATGCCGGGAGCCAGGGAGACAGAAGCGCAGCAATTGTGGCCTATCGCATGGAACCGGAACAACTCGGTATTGCCGGGATCATCGCCCGCTCCCCGGAACAAAAAACCAGGCATCCCTATCCGGAGATAGCCCGCCTGGTTGGTACAAGAATCGTCATTGACCCCTATCTGAGCCCGAAAAGTAGCCGCAATTAG
- a CDS encoding DUF169 domain-containing protein yields the protein MADLDKSLMVKRLTEVLHLDTGIVGIKLYRDRKDLPRRPYNWKVNICQLVSAARYQGKASSGTPDLMVCAIGAAYTGLIKTPERFTSGKAALGRYVADVEAGRRFMANTYKLGDNGKVYDAIYIAPLESYKTEDPDAVVIYANPAQMMRLIHCCLHETGEPVKADTVAEAALCSSIGFAVKEQKPIIGFPCGGDRTFGGTQKDELVFVTPYNMLGTLVENMESLLMSTGQLYPVAPFNNFTPVMVQSYTMQPEDLEEK from the coding sequence ATGGCTGATTTAGACAAGTCCCTCATGGTCAAAAGGTTGACGGAAGTTCTCCACCTGGATACGGGCATCGTGGGGATCAAGCTCTACCGGGACAGGAAAGACCTGCCCCGCCGGCCTTATAACTGGAAGGTCAACATCTGCCAGCTGGTATCGGCCGCCCGTTACCAGGGTAAAGCCAGTTCCGGCACCCCGGACCTCATGGTCTGCGCCATCGGCGCCGCCTATACCGGGCTAATCAAGACCCCGGAGCGCTTCACCAGCGGTAAAGCCGCCCTGGGGCGTTATGTGGCCGACGTCGAAGCCGGCAGGCGTTTCATGGCCAACACCTACAAACTGGGGGACAATGGTAAGGTCTACGACGCCATTTACATCGCCCCCCTTGAGAGCTATAAAACAGAAGACCCCGACGCAGTGGTCATCTACGCCAACCCGGCCCAGATGATGCGCCTGATCCACTGCTGCCTTCACGAGACCGGGGAACCCGTCAAAGCCGATACGGTGGCCGAGGCCGCCCTCTGTTCCTCCATCGGTTTTGCCGTAAAAGAACAAAAGCCCATCATCGGCTTCCCCTGTGGCGGCGACCGCACCTTCGGGGGTACCCAGAAGGATGAACTTGTTTTCGTGACACCTTACAATATGCTAGGAACCCTGGTAGAGAATATGGAGAGCCTGCTCATGAGCACGGGCCAGTTGTATCCCGTGGCCCCCTTTAATAACTTCACTCCAGTGATGGTCCAATCTTATACCATGCAGCCGGAGGATCTGGAAGAGAAATAG
- the cbiQ gene encoding cobalt ECF transporter T component CbiQ, with product MANKSLPAWLLAEEYSPVRPGGRKRRPGFAEKTLRDLAHLGQEVLFSEELAGRRGWLQDLDPRCKLLSLLWLMVVAGLARHPLTLIVIYLGVILLAVQSRVPAGPFLKRVWLFVPLFTGIMVLPSLFNWVHQGDPLVVLFRLPAPLRLGPWQVPALLAITRQGLAGAGMLILRVGVAVSLGLLVTLTTRWAVLLRALRVLRVPRIFILTLTLTYRYIFLLLKLTEEMFVARQSRLVGRMDRRMNYRFLAGSMGNLLARAYFLSEEVYQAMLARGFKGEVRTKEDWRLTLPDYRRAAGIILAGIILLGGDHYLGW from the coding sequence ATGGCAAATAAAAGCCTGCCGGCCTGGCTCCTGGCGGAGGAATATTCGCCTGTGCGTCCCGGGGGGAGAAAGAGACGGCCGGGTTTTGCGGAAAAAACCCTCCGGGACCTGGCCCACCTGGGGCAGGAGGTCCTTTTCTCGGAGGAACTGGCCGGTCGCAGGGGCTGGTTGCAGGACCTGGACCCTCGTTGTAAACTCCTGTCTCTGCTATGGCTAATGGTGGTGGCCGGGCTGGCCCGCCATCCCCTGACTTTAATCGTCATCTACCTGGGGGTCATCCTCCTCGCCGTCCAATCCCGGGTGCCCGCGGGACCTTTCCTGAAACGGGTGTGGCTCTTTGTACCCCTGTTTACCGGCATTATGGTTTTGCCTTCCCTATTTAACTGGGTCCACCAGGGTGATCCCCTGGTGGTCCTTTTTCGCCTCCCAGCGCCCCTCCGCCTGGGTCCCTGGCAGGTCCCGGCGCTGCTGGCCATTACCCGCCAGGGGTTAGCCGGTGCCGGTATGCTCATCTTGCGGGTGGGGGTGGCGGTTTCCTTGGGCCTGCTGGTTACCCTGACCACTCGCTGGGCCGTCCTGCTGCGAGCCCTACGGGTTTTGCGGGTACCCAGGATCTTCATCCTGACCCTGACTCTAACCTACCGCTATATCTTTCTCCTGCTCAAGTTGACGGAAGAGATGTTTGTGGCCCGCCAGAGCCGGCTGGTGGGCCGGATGGACAGGCGGATGAATTATCGTTTCCTGGCCGGTTCCATGGGTAACCTGCTGGCCAGGGCCTACTTTCTAAGCGAAGAGGTTTACCAGGCCATGCTGGCCCGGGGTTTTAAAGGTGAGGTGCGGACGAAGGAAGATTGGCGCCTTACCCTGCCGGATTACCGGCGGGCAGCAGGGATTATCCTGGCGGGAATAATTTTGCTGGGTGGGGATCACTATCTTGGGTGGTAA
- the pyk gene encoding pyruvate kinase, translating to MRHTKIVCTMGPASERVEVIKAMIRAGMNVARFNFSHGSHAEHGARMAAVRQAAAELGARVALMLDNKGPEIRLGEIQGEVTLKDGDQVTLTTEPIIGDARRLPVSFAGLPGDVRPGQIILLDDGLVELEVLATTATEIHCRVRHGDVISSHKGVNVPGAEISLPPFTEQDIKDLEFGLQQGIDFIALSFVRTAGDVLAVRRELEKRNARVAIIAKIENHAGVNNIHEILEVADGVMVARGDLGVEIPVEEVPLVQKKIIEACNLAGKPVITATQMLESMIHNPRPTRAEASDVANAIFDGTDAIMLSGETATGRYPVEAVATMARIARRAERGLPYGDLLTKKGLAAERTATDAISHASCTIAYELDAAAIITPTASGSTARRVAKYRPRAPILATSPNEKVLNQLCLVWGVEPLLVEPTSGTDEMVNAAVAVAILSGRVKQGDLVVITAGVPAGVPGTTNLLKVHIVGEVLVRGRGIGKEVTSGPVRLVKTAADAVARVKKGDILVTTETGPEFLPAMERAAAVITETGGLSSHAAVTGLSLGIPVVVGAKGATEKLTDDLVVTIDVVRGLVYRGQTRVL from the coding sequence ATGCGGCACACGAAGATTGTCTGTACCATGGGCCCGGCCAGCGAGCGGGTCGAGGTAATCAAGGCTATGATCCGGGCGGGGATGAACGTAGCCCGGTTCAATTTTTCCCATGGCAGCCACGCCGAGCACGGGGCGCGGATGGCTGCCGTGCGCCAGGCGGCAGCTGAACTGGGCGCCAGGGTAGCGTTAATGCTGGATAATAAGGGGCCCGAAATTCGCCTGGGAGAGATCCAGGGCGAGGTCACCCTGAAGGACGGCGACCAGGTGACCCTGACCACAGAACCTATTATTGGTGACGCCAGGCGTTTGCCGGTGAGCTTTGCCGGTCTGCCGGGGGACGTCCGGCCGGGCCAGATCATTCTCCTGGACGACGGCCTGGTGGAGCTGGAGGTCCTGGCGACCACCGCCACCGAGATTCACTGCCGCGTCCGTCACGGCGATGTTATTTCCAGCCATAAGGGCGTCAACGTCCCCGGGGCCGAGATCAGCCTGCCTCCTTTTACCGAGCAGGATATTAAAGACCTTGAGTTCGGCCTCCAGCAGGGGATAGATTTTATCGCCCTCTCCTTTGTCCGGACGGCCGGGGATGTCCTGGCAGTACGCCGGGAGCTTGAGAAGCGCAACGCCAGGGTAGCCATTATCGCCAAGATAGAAAACCATGCCGGGGTCAATAACATCCACGAGATCCTTGAGGTGGCCGACGGGGTCATGGTGGCCCGGGGTGACCTGGGGGTAGAGATCCCCGTGGAAGAGGTCCCCCTGGTGCAGAAAAAGATTATCGAGGCGTGTAACCTGGCCGGCAAGCCGGTTATCACGGCCACCCAGATGCTGGAGTCTATGATTCATAACCCGCGGCCGACCCGGGCCGAAGCCAGCGATGTGGCCAATGCCATCTTTGACGGAACGGATGCCATTATGCTCTCCGGGGAAACGGCTACGGGCCGTTATCCGGTAGAGGCTGTGGCGACCATGGCCCGCATCGCCCGCCGGGCCGAGAGGGGTTTGCCCTATGGTGACCTGTTGACGAAAAAGGGTCTGGCTGCCGAGCGGACGGCCACCGATGCCATCAGCCACGCGAGCTGCACCATTGCCTATGAACTCGACGCCGCCGCCATTATCACCCCCACGGCTTCCGGTTCCACCGCCCGCCGGGTGGCCAAATACCGTCCCCGGGCGCCTATCCTGGCCACCAGCCCCAACGAGAAGGTTTTGAACCAGCTCTGCCTGGTCTGGGGGGTTGAACCCCTCCTGGTGGAGCCGACAAGCGGCACCGACGAAATGGTTAATGCCGCGGTGGCGGTGGCCATACTCTCCGGCCGGGTGAAACAGGGCGACCTGGTGGTTATTACTGCCGGCGTGCCTGCCGGTGTTCCGGGTACCACCAACCTCCTCAAGGTCCACATCGTCGGCGAGGTCCTGGTGCGGGGACGGGGGATCGGCAAAGAAGTAACCAGTGGCCCGGTCCGGCTGGTAAAGACTGCTGCTGACGCCGTGGCAAGGGTCAAAAAAGGCGACATTCTGGTGACCACTGAGACCGGCCCTGAATTCCTGCCAGCTATGGAAAGGGCGGCAGCAGTAATTACGGAAACCGGGGGGCTGAGTTCCCATGCCGCGGTAACCGGCCTGAGCCTGGGTATACCGGTAGTCGTCGGGGCAAAGGGGGCCACTGAAAAGCTAACCGATGATCTGGTCGTAACCATAGACGTTGTCCGCGGCCTGGTCTACCGCGGTCAGACGCGGGTGTTGTGA